A stretch of the Malus domestica chromosome 08, GDT2T_hap1 genome encodes the following:
- the LOC108173804 gene encoding tetraspanin-19-like isoform X3 yields the protein MSPSHGMGIAVCLSTLCGHMVANSISSFILFIYIISIFCLLGIEVGVIVNIFYRMDWEVQFAKYIDEHHTLFKNFLTFHLNMCRLIVVLILIPQIKAIVLAIILWAIGSEPRADQCNYSDVTNFTYSFLAAPTQSLLDISRHGFRNYEVSSREFENPPRPSFVSNVKRFFRMHFHRRVTLS from the exons ATGTCCCCAAGCCATG GTATGGGAATTGCTGTCTGCCTGAGCACCCTTTGCGGTCATATGGTTGCCAATTCCATCAGCAGTTTCATTctcttcatt TACATAATCTCCATCTTCTGTCTTCTAGGCATTGAGGTTGGAGTGATCGTCAATATTTTCTATAGGATGGACTGGGAAGTG CAATTTGCAAAGTACATTGATGAGCATCACACCCTGTTCAAAAACTTCTTGACGTTTCATCTAAACATGTGCCGCCTCATTGTAGTTCTCATCTTGATACCACag ATCAAAGCTATTGTGCTAGCGATCATTCTTTGGGCCATTGGTTCCGAGCCGAGGGCGGATCAATGCAACTATTCTGATGTCACAAACTTCACATATTCGTTTCTGGCAGCGCCTACACAATCTTTACTAGATATATCGCGACACGGATTCCGAAACTATGAAGTTTCGTCAAGAGAATTCGAAAACCCGCCACGCCCGAGTTTTGTTTCAAATGTAAAGAGATTTTTCAGAATGCATTTTCACAGAAGAGTCACTCTTAGTTAG
- the LOC108173804 gene encoding tetraspanin-19-like isoform X2: MVGSARLCLHNSMRAVNLFVNVCGVGVIIYSLWLIKKWQVGVSELPPVAHVPKPWYGNCCLPEHPLRSYGCQFHQQFHSLHCILSGIEVGVIVNIFYRMDWEVQFAKYIDEHHTLFKNFLTFHLNMCRLIVVLILIPQIKAIVLAIILWAIGSEPRADQCNYSDVTNFTYSFLAAPTQSLLDISRHGFRNYEVSSREFENPPRPSFVSNVKRFFRMHFHRRVTLS; the protein is encoded by the exons ATGGTGGGCAGTGCAAGGCTTTGCTTGCACAACTCCATGAGAGCTGTGAATTTATTTGTCAACGTTTGTGGAGTTGGAGTCATCATCTACTCCCTTTGGCTCATCAAGAAATGGCAAGTTGGAGTCTCTGAGCTCCCTCCCGTCGCGCATGTCCCCAAGCCATG GTATGGGAATTGCTGTCTGCCTGAGCACCCTTTGCGGTCATATGGTTGCCAATTCCATCAGCAGTTTCATTctcttcattgtatcctttctg GCATTGAGGTTGGAGTGATCGTCAATATTTTCTATAGGATGGACTGGGAAGTG CAATTTGCAAAGTACATTGATGAGCATCACACCCTGTTCAAAAACTTCTTGACGTTTCATCTAAACATGTGCCGCCTCATTGTAGTTCTCATCTTGATACCACag ATCAAAGCTATTGTGCTAGCGATCATTCTTTGGGCCATTGGTTCCGAGCCGAGGGCGGATCAATGCAACTATTCTGATGTCACAAACTTCACATATTCGTTTCTGGCAGCGCCTACACAATCTTTACTAGATATATCGCGACACGGATTCCGAAACTATGAAGTTTCGTCAAGAGAATTCGAAAACCCGCCACGCCCGAGTTTTGTTTCAAATGTAAAGAGATTTTTCAGAATGCATTTTCACAGAAGAGTCACTCTTAGTTAG
- the LOC103441176 gene encoding uncharacterized protein encodes MAAYDYDDAGTYDETSATQRQPSSGAPPSSDLGYDPNFVPDSVKSFVVHLYRYIREKNVYEIHQMYETSFQTLSDRLFKDTPWPSVDAVADYVDNDHVFCLLYREMWFRHLYARLSPTLKQRIDSWDNYCSLFQVVLHGVVNMQLPNQWLWDMVDEFVYQFQSFCQYRAKMKNKNEQEIALLRQFDQAWNVYGVLNFLQALVEKSMIIQILEQEKEGLEQFTANDGYDYNGGSNVLKVLGYFSMVGLLRVHCLLGDYHTGLKCLQPIDITQQGVFTTVIGSHITTIYHYGFANLMLRRYVEAIREFNKILLYIYKTKQFHQKSPQYEQILKKNEQMYALLAIALSLCPQVKLVEETVNSQLREKYGEKMNRMQRYDDEAFAIYDELFSYACPKFITPSPPSFEEPLVNYNQDAYRLQLKLFLYEVKQQQLLSGVRTFLKVYSSISIGKLASYMEVDEAKLRTILLTYKHKTHSVDTEGKVISNADVDFYIDDDLISVVESKPAKRYGDYFLRQIVKLEGVINDMDRVKLD; translated from the exons ATGGCCGCATACGACTACGACGACGCCGGCACCTACGACGAGACATCGGCGACGCAGCGCCAACCGTCGTCCGGAGCCCCGCCGTCTTCCGACCTCGGTTACGACCCCAACTTCGTCCCCGACTCCGTCAAATCCTTTGTCGTCCACCTCTACCGCTACATCCGCGAGAAGAATGTCTACGAGATCCACCAGATGTACGAGACCTCCTTCCAGACCCTCTCCGATCGCCTCTTCAAGGACACCCCCTGGCCATCCGTCGATGCCGTCGCCGACTACGTCGACAACGACCACGTATTCTGCCTCCTTTACCGCGAGATGTGGTTCCGCCACCTCTACGCCCGCCTGTCCCCGACGCTGAAGCAGCGAATCGACTCCTGGGACAATTACTGCAGCCTCTTCCAGGTTGTCCTCCACGGCGTCGTTAATATGCAGCTGCCGAACCAGTGGCTTTGGGACATGGTCGATGAGTTCGTCTACCAGTTCCAGAGCTTCTGTCAGTACAGGGCTAAGATGAAGAACAAGAACGAGCAGGAGATTGCTCTTCTCAGGCAATTTGATCAA GCTTGGAATGTGTATGGTGTGCTCAATTTCTTGCAAGCTCTGGTTGAGAAGTCGATGATCATTCAGATTCTCGAGCAAGAGAAGGAAGGGCTCGAGCAGTTTACTGCCAATGATGGGTATGATTATAATGGTGGCAGTAATGTGTTGAAGGTGTTGGGGTATTTCAGCATGGTGGGTTTGCTTCGAGTTCATTGTCTTTTGGGCGATTATCATACCGGTCTGAAATGCTTGCAGCCCATCGACATTACCCAACAAGGTGTTTTCACCACTGTTATTGGAAGCCACATTACCACCATTTATCATTATGGTTTCGCCAATCTTATGTTGCGGAG GTACGTGGAGGCGATTCGTGAATTCAATAAGATTCTGTTGTACATCTACAAGACCAAGCAGTTCCATCAGAAATCTCCGCAGTATGAGCAGATACTAAAGAAGAATGAGCAGATGTATGCCCTGTTGGCAATTGCTCTTTCACTTTGTCCCCAAGTGAAGCTTGTTGAGGAAACTGTGAACTCTCAGTTGCGCGAGAAGTATGGTGAGAAGATGAACAGAATGCAAAGATATGATGATGAAGCATTTGCTATTTATGATGAGCTCTTCTCCTATGCATGCCCTAAGTTCATTACCCCATCTCCTCCAAGTTTTGAGGAGCCCCTTGTTAATTACAACCAG GATGCTTATAGGCTTCAATTGAAACTGTTTCTTTATGAAGTGAAGCAGCAACAGTTATTATCAGGCGTCAGGACCTTCTTAAAAGTCTATTCATCCATCTCCATTGGAAAGCTTGCAAGCTACATGGAAGTGGATGAAGCCAAGTTGAG GACTATCTTGTTGACGTACAAGCACAAGACACATTCCGTTGATACTGAGGGAAAAGTTATTTCCAATGCTGATGTGGACTTCTATATTGACGAT GACTTGATTTCTGTCGTCGAATCAAAACCAGCAAAACGATACGGTGATTACTTCTTGCGGCAGATCGTGAAG CTTGAAGGTGTGATCAATGATATGGACAGGGTAAAGCTTGATTGA
- the LOC139198403 gene encoding probable metal-nicotianamine transporter YSL7, with protein sequence MMIMKYKLTYPSGTATAYLINSFHTPKEAKLAKKEVDVLLKSFSFVFAFYQWFFYAADGCGFSSIATFGLKTYAHDTSKKESKKSYQTCKGNNNWNTEHLQEDFSMSSMEGNDKRNTSKLATLSEALTRPQIIPSHFFCKCF encoded by the exons ATGATGATCATGAAGTACAAGCTAACGTACCCGAGTGGAACTGCAACTGCATACCTCATCAACAGCTTTCACACACCCAAAGAAGCTAAGTTGGCAAA GAAAGAAGTTGATGTGCTCCTCAAAAGCTTCAGCTTTGTGTTTGCCTTTTACCAGTGGTTTTTTTATGCCGCTGATGGCTGCGGATTTTCTAGCATTGCTACATTTGGTCTCAAAACCTATGCACACGACACAA gtaaaaaagaaagcaaaaagtCATACCAAACATGCAAGGGAAACAACAATtg GAATACGGAACACCTTCAAGAGGACTTTAGCATGTCAAGTATGGAGGGGAATGATAAGAGGAACACATCAAAGCTCGCCACTTTATCTGAGGCTTTAACGAGGCCACAAATAATTCcctctcattttttttgtaaatgtttTTAG
- the LOC108173804 gene encoding tetraspanin-19-like isoform X1: MVGSARLCLHNSMRAVNLFVNVCGVGVIIYSLWLIKKWQVGVSELPPVAHVPKPWFIYACLGMGIAVCLSTLCGHMVANSISSFILFIYIISIFCLLGIEVGVIVNIFYRMDWEVQFAKYIDEHHTLFKNFLTFHLNMCRLIVVLILIPQIKAIVLAIILWAIGSEPRADQCNYSDVTNFTYSFLAAPTQSLLDISRHGFRNYEVSSREFENPPRPSFVSNVKRFFRMHFHRRVTLS, from the exons ATGGTGGGCAGTGCAAGGCTTTGCTTGCACAACTCCATGAGAGCTGTGAATTTATTTGTCAACGTTTGTGGAGTTGGAGTCATCATCTACTCCCTTTGGCTCATCAAGAAATGGCAAGTTGGAGTCTCTGAGCTCCCTCCCGTCGCGCATGTCCCCAAGCCATG GTTTATATATGCATGTTTAGGTATGGGAATTGCTGTCTGCCTGAGCACCCTTTGCGGTCATATGGTTGCCAATTCCATCAGCAGTTTCATTctcttcatt TACATAATCTCCATCTTCTGTCTTCTAGGCATTGAGGTTGGAGTGATCGTCAATATTTTCTATAGGATGGACTGGGAAGTG CAATTTGCAAAGTACATTGATGAGCATCACACCCTGTTCAAAAACTTCTTGACGTTTCATCTAAACATGTGCCGCCTCATTGTAGTTCTCATCTTGATACCACag ATCAAAGCTATTGTGCTAGCGATCATTCTTTGGGCCATTGGTTCCGAGCCGAGGGCGGATCAATGCAACTATTCTGATGTCACAAACTTCACATATTCGTTTCTGGCAGCGCCTACACAATCTTTACTAGATATATCGCGACACGGATTCCGAAACTATGAAGTTTCGTCAAGAGAATTCGAAAACCCGCCACGCCCGAGTTTTGTTTCAAATGTAAAGAGATTTTTCAGAATGCATTTTCACAGAAGAGTCACTCTTAGTTAG
- the LOC103421157 gene encoding uncharacterized protein — MAIFGDALFQAFMPKREYESLRKEDRAWEKLQRPLLMASVALVCLVVVVCTVISLNIVFPANPAKRPFCDDRRLNSLMNVRCGDSDPFSGAFYLTDQEIAEYYWMVVFIPSLIIFLATFVYLVTGIIIAYSAPTRHGCLKVVENNYCASKRGRVRCLSILNAVFAVIFGLLALFLGSSLLTQGSSYFVPLFWCYEVGSWGMVILYGGTAFFLRRRATSILDEGDFGDRNLGLEMLENPIEVSPEVERWVNEGFKAWMGSSLLSSDEEDEHGSD; from the exons ATGGCGATATTCGGCGACGCACTTTTCCAGGCGTTCATGCCGAAGCGCGAGTACGAGAGCCTCCGAAAGGAAGACAGGGCGTGGGAGAAGCTCCAGAGACCGCTGTTAATGGCGTCCGTGGCTTTGGTCTGCCTCGTCGTTGTTGTGTGCACGGTTATCAGCTTGAATATTGTGTTTCCGGCCAACCCAGCTAAGCGACCGTTTTGCGACGACCGGAGGCTTAATTCGTTGATGAATGTGAGATGTGGGGATTCCGATCCGTTTTCCGGAGCTTTTTATCTTACGGATCAGGAGATTGCGGAGTACTATTGGATGGTTGTGTTCATTCCCTCCTTGATCATTTTCTTGGCTACTTTCGTGTACCTCGTCACGG GAATCATTATTGCTTATTCTGCTCCAACACGACATGGATGCTTAAAGGTTGTTGAAAATAACTATTGTGCTTCAAAAAGAG GTAGGGTTCGATGTCTATCAATTCTGAATGCCGTCTTTGCTGTCATATTTGGTCTACTTGCATTGTTTCTTGGTTCAAGCCTCCTCACACAAGGAAGCTCCTACTTTGTGCCCCTTTTCTGGTGCTATGAGGTTGGTTCTTGGGGAATGGTTATTTTATATGGAGGAACCGCTTTCTTTCTAAGAAGGAGAGCAACGTCAATCCTTGATGAGGGAGACTTTGGTGATCGAAACCTAGGGCTAGAAATGTTGGAGAATCCCATAGAAGTTTCACCAGAGGTGGAAAGGTGGGTTAACGAAGGGTTCAAAGCATGGATGGGGTCATCACTCCTATcgtctgatgaagaagatgaacatggcAGTGATTAA